One genomic window of Saccharomyces cerevisiae S288C chromosome XII, complete sequence includes the following:
- the FMP27 gene encoding Fmp27p (Protein with structural similarity to lipid transport protein Vps13p; localizes to multiple membrane contact sites between organelles including mitochondria-ER contact sites; non-tagged protein is detected in highly purified mitochondria in high-throughput studies) — MMFPINVLLYKWLIFAVTFLWSCKILLRKLLGINITWINLFKLEICGLSLEDGTVRLKSVRFAVFERKLFIKGLRIDSKKSSTNDLHKELPREEERTFIETPEDNGGGFISKILSLSQYWLNGVTIILEDTQLVNNDITIEKFGFFLSIDNSKHIKSLRFDSFLRKLLWNGQTIIADAIFIVNTNLLIGEIMNPLKDGLQVGLDLKLGDLNIPMNLLNLFINKENVDLMSNEKLLQRLADTTKANEELKDEDIAKMKDDLVYAMEKFVDRIKPLKEMNVTVDKLQIKDFPLTNHPELLGMNKYISYNVLVSNINFNTNRFRNEMPGYTLIFEERDSPFKFSIIMARFNIYLNLNRKHQSHAKQLKIIEIPNVSIFGETNLFSQKFRLSNNLHAKELENAIFNIKGNISSLTIDMDPVNISFIKCFLSNIKVFTSSCPKNKILKENSHVKFLTRRRVLFDYFKCFLPLINMKFTLDDPKFVINDKDDLIIGKFSVFMISHHSKRYTLGNNLMEEKEETQHIFYESHWNVELLDMKLQHIIKHQKYEHTILRVDSIAIEEKVQLLPDILCSANADIDTLMLDLSELPTMVMLSELVHNLDSQLANVEENYFKEFYEKFASNLQNMKAECSNMAKCLRQKEILPSDFMFQQLPDFFDYIKINIRDISSTLGARSVFMPRDVFSSVDSQSSKDLIDGKLRKYCNTVEKLQIALFGDKTQWHNKIGSNHATMVRSGQLTNFSKDNKQNPNHKSSIADLDDISTSDATEVNHLWNINLLVNDITTSIIGETPEVSEELSTKTVSKVSNLSIKLFPDTESFSSNESDSKIILQINHSRGTSVVSLMSIFLAVSGIHTLNQIFGHCIHQKMRQSKTKQYFLALSESKKKSCIKSIKWGQLKELLEINFSSEYISQIIALPNGLRTKFEPTSTFITVKNCNTISVSGQYFRMMVESPTQPNFWERMICINGFKVMIHIDLLKQQMKKLNSLQNWEKLPSAITLENDSWHFSIPHHFEMFKIIDSIPTIFKSIKQMLYSLKTSKDDLIIFPHKIETPLSLPKIKLKSKRWLFSISDDPLEAELNTIFQIGLQEQRERLAKLQEFNKRISEDLIKSQKNAKEMKDDFEAIDNAILKHRTGLWAKDGKKRLRKSATDSEIPLTPAALNINGKRDDRPDRTQFISPEIENAYNTLLANFSDSWIKRVKEYKVKERREFDKNFSFLWGFIDYTKLPKDINKKVLPFSTNPFLMNLIIENIDIDIIRPSCGIENIPNFIHDVGKGVPKNTEYSIMIPMHLDAKFSEVRWHLRDYPLPFVSIPPLSSTQSKETIPMRIYGDFMITEDMLQSDRELRTLFVPLIPSVTVENTDRYYSLFVPRTMTSAKIFTDLNFEINSNHTTRVTWGGSYQPAIQQTMQCLDNFSKPPLDPSVKLGFWDKTRYLFHGKINIVWKKRGKFEISLKGAKSPYMLGGESAGFIVGFDGNVNLKCNEDNDPKKFLSCSADKVHFSIPNYFAKPLLVWSRPSTNTMFIPNQDDTNMQRYASFYYLLNTTSSKNEKADKEIMGKSFIEKTGIKLSGGMTLDMGILFERLGPSLNERTFESKKHYLTRLCNPIYVQDLSKHDSYAGFRSDFIHMSFGLSSNSNSAYNAMQLSPNGFKAFFVWWKSFSGNFPVRRGPLFGLQSISPKFGEHLYTISYHADVSPLFINYMYHNADADQILRKNYLEVAEFAGLKAKSSHFIMDLHQRKEVLTEYQAGLNVRRRVMKLKFLAGDVVCQDVDIRTVSGEFSKLNYIEEKEDAEYDIFDNDMSWLDITDFQDAFFINPDNYLPKIKIMPFAFSPQFAYQKRASYGDKYQVDPKTCKPITPFDNRVSHGCTLGHNVSLRTDLVEKRVTVLKKFREKLQEGIRKNKSAGVSEENLNDLLSKANSSVENAELLLKDFQKIFKQHEAGQTEQPFHFDSLNLLKNTKKTLKQFEHRFFIFNVLLKWNEDARSAIFKFFYYANLSNEFASLASGKGLREFEDVIKQREMTDDTTSMEAIPEGTDKANTTKQCHSCDDTEFTTENLLNIFEKNITQLSCDIKNKIHHKFFVQFITPQIQLTSLENPEACVLVSSPFFMLKTLEFDANTTSNTYMQDIFLKRHGILFGNANAFLFNKKDYQEFFELYFGSSSYGQDKKEQWPPWLGLELGFEPSALKKKAVVRNISALLHHQKLAPFSAKYDSLKDKIEDNICGYVPQVNVQVNSDEYLMLTKMALKLFLYVEPEDEELKKYIEKLIIGYDIYDTAQTRKFVNDLHDSEQILAVVEKELLFKRSLLDDIGKLDLSNIHNERMHQLLRLYILRKVFTSNGNNYINRTLVWNIKVNETILHLLDKIDKPFLDIAVAKLNFQRIQHTMGLRKNTVTVKMMQIFDLGENVNYHCILGPLITSSGNDTVGLASDVPLVQITWDVDKPVGGIKVVKNVETTLSSLTIKLEEDRLNKLFEWLSLKELIYDGNGDDDDGASSIFDMVSSESEEGKIEFSEDISSDFNEMLKRSSDYMIVEDLKLNSFKLCISYKGKGKMRLANVTNFVFNFPTLRLSNQTLRVTDLLLALKKVLIKVLIKHTGRFIGNKLKRNSKENKIADDTSPLKQLTTYNSYTEPEELR, encoded by the coding sequence ATGATGTTTCCGATTAATGTTCTACTGTACAAGTGGCTTATATTTGCAGTGACTTTCTTATGGAGCTGTAAAATTTTACTAAGGAAGCTTTTAGGAATAAATATAACATGGATTAACCTGTTTAAACTAGAAATATGCGGTTTATCCTTAGAAGATGGTACCGTCAGGCTAAAATCCGTTCGTTTTGCtgtatttgaaagaaagCTTTTCATCAAGGGTCTACGAATTGATTCCAAGAAATCATCTACTAATGATCTTCATAAAGAATTACCAAGAGAGGAAGAAAGAACTTTTATAGAGACCCCCGAAGATAATGGTGGGGGCTTCATTTCTAAGattctttcattatcaCAATACTGGCTCAATGGGGTCACGATCATTTTGGAAGATACGCAATTAGTCAACAACGATATCAcgattgaaaaatttggcttttttctttcaattgaTAACTCTAAACATATCAAGTCACTAAGATTTGATTCCTTTTTGAGAAAACTTCTTTGGAATGGCCAGACCATCATTGCTGATGCCATTTTTATAGTGAATACAAACTTACTAATTGGTGAAATTATGAATCCTCTGAAGGATGGACTTCAAGTAGGATTAGATTTAAAACTAGGTGATTTAAATATTCCCatgaatttattgaatttattTATCAACAAGGAGAACGTTGATTTGATGTCCAATGAAAAACTTCTACAAAGATTGGCAGATACAACAAAGGCGAATGAAGAGCTAAAGGATGAAGATATCGCTAAGATGAAGGATGATCTCGTGTATGcaatggaaaaatttgtAGATCGGATAAAGCcattgaaagaaatgaacGTCACCGTTGATAAACTTcaaatcaaagattttCCACTCACCAATCATCCAGAACTGCTTGGAATGAACAAATATATCAGTTATAATGTTTTGGTTTCTAATATAAACTTCAATACCAACAGGTTCAGAAATGAGATGCCAGGTTATACGTTAATTTTTGAGGAGCGTGATTCTCCCTTCAAGTTTAGTATTATAATGGCAAGatttaatatatatttgaatCTAAATCGAAAACATCAAAGCCACGCCAAACAGttgaaaattattgaaattcCAAATGTTTCGATATTTGGCGAAACCAATTTGTTCTCTCAAAAATTTCGTCTTTCTAATAACCTACACGCAAAGGAACTAGAGAACGCTATTTTTAACATCAAAGGTAATATATCCTCCTTAACTATTGACATGGATCCAGTAAATATTTCCTTTATCAAATGCTTCCTATCAAACATTAAAGTCTTTACGTCCTCTTGTCCGAAAAACAAGATTTTAAAGGAGAATTCTCATGTAAAGTTCTTAACAAGGCGGAGAGTCCTATTTGACTATTTTAAGTGTTTTTTGCCTCTAATCAATATGAAATTCACCCTGGATGATCCCAAATTTGTTATCAATGATAAAGACGATCTGATCATAGGCAAGTTTTCTGTCTTCATGATAAGCCATCACTCTAAAAGATATACATTGGGTAACAATCttatggaagaaaaagaagagacgCAACACATTTTTTATGAAAGCCATTGGAATGTTGAATTACTAGATATGAAATTACAGCATATTataaaacatcaaaaataCGAGCATACAATATTAAGGGTGGACAGCATTGccatagaagaaaaagttcaacTTTTACCGGATATATTATGTTCTGCAAACGCTGATATCGACACGCTAATGCTAGATTTATCTGAACTTCCAACAATGGTTATGTTGAGTGAATTAGTACACAACTTAGATAGTCAGTTGGCAAATGTCGAAGAGAATTATTTCAAAGAGTTCTATGAAAAGTTCGCATCTAATTTACAAAATATGAAAGCTGAATGTTCTAATATGGCTAAATGTTTGAGACAGAAGGAAATTTTACCAAGCGACTTCATGTTCCAGCAACTACCTGATTTTTTCGATTATATTAAAATCAATATTAGAGACATATCATCCACCCTAGGTGCTAGGTCGGTTTTTATGCCAAGAGATGTTTTCTCTTCCGTTGACTCTCAAAGTTCAAAGGACCTAATTGATGGCAAACTAAGAAAATACTGCAATACAGTCGAAAAATTGCAAATTGCTTTATTTGGTGACAAGACACAATGGCATAACAAAATTGGCTCAAATCACGCTACTATGGTTAGGTCTGGTCAGCTCACAAATTTTAgtaaagataataaacaGAATCCTAACCATAAGTCCAGTATTGCCGATTTAGACGATATATCGACTAGTGATGCGACAGAGGTAAATCATCTTTGGAACATCAACTTACTAGTAAATGATATAACTACGTCAATAATCGGAGAGACACCCGAAGTGAGCGAAGAATTGTCCACTAAAACTGTTTCCAAAGTTTCtaatttatcaattaaGCTATTTCCAGACACTGAGTCATTTAGTAGCAATGAAAGCGATTCGAAGATAATTTTGCAAATAAATCACTCCAGAGGAACATCGGTAGTATCACTGATGAGTATCTTTTTGGCCGTCTCAGGAATACACACACTGAACCAAATATTTGGACATTGTATACACCAAAAGATGCGACAGTCTAAAACTAAACAATACTTTCTTGCCCTCTCAgaatccaaaaaaaaatcatgtATCAAAAGTATAAAATGGGGCCAACTAAAGGAGTTACTCGAaataaatttctcttctgAATATATCAGCCAAATAATCGCACTCCCAAATGGCCTTAGAACAAAATTTGAACCAACTTCGACATTTATCACAGTCAAAAACTGTAATacaatttcagtttcagGTCAGTACTTCAGAATGATGGTAGAATCTCCAACGCAGCCAAACTTTTGGGAGAGAATGATCTGTATCAATGGATTTAAAGTAATGATACACATTGATTTATTAAAACagcaaatgaaaaagttaaacTCTTTACAGAATTGGGAAAAATTACCATCCGCCATAACCTTAGAAAATGATTCATGGCACTTTTCCATACCGCATCATTTCGAGATGTTTAAAATAATAGATTCTATTCCAACTATATTTAAGAGTATTAAACAAATGTTATATTCgttgaaaacatcaaaagacgatttgataattttccCCCACAAAATAGAGACTCCTTTATCACTGCCAAAGATTAAACTGAAATCTAAAAGGTGGTTATTTAGCATTTCTGATGATCCACTAGAGGCAGAATTGAATACTATCTTTCAGATCGGTTTACAAGAACAACGGGAGAGACTTGCGAAATTACAGGAATTCAATAAACGCATCTCTGAAGATTTGATTAAAAGTCAAAAGAACGCTAAAGAAATGAAGGACGACTTCGAGGCAATTGATAACGCAATACTAAAGCACCGTACAGGATTGTGGGCAAAGGatgggaaaaaaagattgcGTAAATCCGCAACAGATTCTGAAATACCTCTTACCCCAGCAGCTTTGAACATTAATGGAAAGCGTGATGACAGGCCTGATAGAACGCAGTTTATTTCTCCCGAGATTGAAAATGCGTACAATACTTTATTAGCGAACTTCTCCGATTCATGGATTAAAAGGGtgaaagaatataaagTTAAAGAACGTCGTGAGTTCGATAagaacttttctttcttatgGGGTTTCATTGATTATACTAAGCTCCCCAAAGATATTAACAAAAAAGTTTTACCTTTCTCAACAAAtccttttttaatgaatttgataattgaGAATATCGATATTGATATAATAAGGCCTTCATGTGgcattgaaaatattccaaACTTCATTCACGATGTTGGAAAAGGCGTTCCGAAGAATACAGAATATTCGATTATGATTCCGATGCATTTAGATGCGAAATTTAGTGAAGTAAGATGGCATTTGAGAGATTATCCCCTGCCTTTTGTTAGTATACCTCCACTAAGCTCTACACAAAgtaaagaaacaataccTATGAGAATTTATGGGGATTTTATGATAACAGAGGATATGCTTCAATCCGACAGAGAGCTTAGAACTTTATTTGTTCCTTTAATACCATCGGTAACTGTTGAAAATACAGATAGATATTACTCGTTGTTCGTGCCCAGAACAATGACTAGCGCTAAGATATTCACCGAtctaaattttgaaataaactCTAACCATACAACACGAGTAACTTGGGGTGGTTCTTATCAACCAGCCATTCAACAAACAATGCAATGTTTGGATAACTTTTCAAAGCCTCCATTAGATCCTTCTGTTAAACTAGGGTTTTGGGATAAAACAAGATATCTTTTCCATGGAAAGATCAATATAGTTTGGAAAAAGAGGGGAAAATTCGAAATTTCCCTTAAAGGCGCAAAAAGTCCCTATATGCTTGGCGGCGAATCAGCTGGTTTCATAGTTGGTTTTGATGGTAATGTTAACTTAAAATGTAACGAAGATAATGATcccaaaaaatttttatccTGCAGCGCAGACAAGGTCCATTTCAGCATTCCCAATTATTTTGCAAAGCCGTTACTGGTATGGTCTAGACCTAGTACCAATACAATGTTCATTCCAAACCAGGACGATACGAACATGCAGAGATATGCTTCATTTTACTATTTATTGAACACTACATCAAGTAAAAACGAAAAAGCAGACAAGGAAATTATGGGAAAATCGTTCATTGAAAAGACAGGAATTAAACTATCTGGGGGTATGACACTGGATATGGGTATTCTCTTCGAAAGGTTGGGGCCTAGTTTGAATGAGAGAACTTTTGAGTCCAAAAAGCATTATTTGACTCGTCTATGTAACCCAATTTACGTTCAAGATCTCTCAAAACATGATTCATATGCTGGCTTTAGAAGTGACTTTATACATATGTCTTTCGGGCTATCATCTAACTCAAACTCCGCATATAACGCTATGCAACTAAGTCCCAACGGGTTCAAGGCATTCTTTGTTTGGTGGAAATCATTTTCAGGAAACTTTCCCGTAAGGAGAGGGCCATTATTTGGTCTCCAAAGTATCAGTCCTAAATTTGGTGAACATTTATATACCATTTCTTACCACGCAGATGTCTCACCATTATTCATTAATTACATGTACCACAACGCTGATGCCGATCAAATTTTGCGTAAAAACTACTTAGAAGTTGCCGAATTTGCTGGTTTAAAGGCTAAATCTTCTCATTTTATTATGGATCTTCATCAAAGGAAGGAAGTATTGACTGAATATCAAGCCGGCTTGAACGTCAGAAGGAGAGTTatgaaattaaaatttcTGGCTGGTGATGTTGTATGCCAGGACGTGGACATCCGGACTGTAAGTGGTGAGTTCAGTAAATTAAACTACATTGAAGAGAAAGAGGATGCTGaatatgatatttttgataatgatatGTCGTGGCTTGATATAACAGATTTTCAAGAtgcatttttcattaaccCTGATAATTATCTTCCAAAAATTAAGATTATGCCATTTGCCTTTTCTCCTCAGTTCGCTTATCAAAAAAGAGCTAGTTATGGTGACAAATACCAAGTTGATCCGAAAACATGCAAGCCAATAACGCCGTTTGATAATCGTGTCTCCCATGGCTGTACACTAGGGCACAATGTTTCTTTACGTACTGACCTAGTTGAGAAACGTGTTACagttttgaagaagtttcGAGAGAAATTGCAGGAGGGtattagaaaaaacaaatcagCCGGTGTATCAGAGGAGaatttgaatgatttaCTCTCAAAAGCAAATTCTAGTGTGGAAAATGCAGAATTACTACTGAAAGACTTCCAGAAGATATTTAAACAACATGAAGCCGGACAAACAGAACAGCCTTTCCATTTCGACTCTTTAAAtctattgaaaaacacCAAAAAGACCCTGAAACAATTTGAACatagattttttatttttaacgTACTGTTGAAATGGAACGAGGACGCAAGAAGTgctattttcaaatttttttactatgCTAACCTATCCAATGAATTTGCTTCTTTAGCAAGTGGCAAGGGCCTAAGGGAATTTGAAGATGTAATAAAGCAAAGAGAAATGACTGATGATACAACGAGTATGGAAGCGATACCAGAAGGAACAGACAAAGCAAACACCACTAAACAATGTCATAGCTGCGATGATACAGAGTTCACCACTGAGAaccttttgaatatatttgaaaaaaatattacaCAACTGTCTTGTGACATCAAAAATAAGATACACCATAAGTTTTTTGTCCAATTTATAACTCCACAAATTCAGTTGACATCCCTGGAAAATCCAGAAGCTTGTGTTTTGGTTTCTTCACCCTTTTTTATGCTAAAGACATTGGAATTTGATGCAAACACTACCAGTAACACGTATATgcaagatatttttttgaaaagacaTGGCATTCTATTCGGAAACGCCAATgcctttttatttaataaaaaggaTTACCAAGAGTTTTTTGAACTATACTTCGGCTCCAGCTCATATGGCcaagataaaaaagaacagtGGCCACCATGGCTAGGCTTGGAGTTAGGATTCGAACCTTCTgcattaaaaaagaaagcagtGGTTAGGAATATTTCTGCTctgcttcatcatcagaaatTAGCACCGTTTTCTGCTAAATATGACTCcttaaaagataaaatagaagataatatttGCGGATACGTTCCTCAAGTTAACGTACAAGTGAATTCTGACGAGTACCTAATGCTGACGAAGATGGCCTTGAAATTATTCCTTTATGTAGAACccgaagatgaagaattgaagaaatatattgaaaaactaaTTATTGGTTACGATATCTATGATACAGCCCAAACTAGAAAATTCGTAAATGATTTACACGATAGTGAACAAATTCTAGCTGTTGTTGAAAAGGAGCttttattcaaaagaagCCTATTGGACGACATTGGAAAACTCGATCTATCCAATATTCACAACGAACGCATGCATCAGTTGTTGAGGTTGTATATCTTAAGGAAGGTTTTCACTTCAAATGGAAACAATTACATTAATAGGACTTTAGTATGGAATATCAAGGTTAATGAAACTATCTTGCATTTATTAGACAAAATTGACAAACCATTTTTAGATATTGCCGTTGCAAAGCTaaactttcaaagaatCCAACACACGATGGGATTAAGGAAGAACACTGTAACCGTAAAAATGATGCAAATATTTGACTTAGGCGAAAATGTTAATTATCATTGTATTTTAGGGCCTTTGATAACATCAAGTGGTAATGACACAGTCGGTTTGGCGAGTGATGTTCCGTTAGTTCAAATAACTTGGGATGTTGATAAGCCTGTAGGTGGTATTAAGGTTGTTAAAAACGTTGAGACCACTTTGTCGAGTTTGACGATAAAATTAGAAGAGGACAGACTaaataaactttttgaGTGGTTATCGTTAAAGGAGTTAATTTACGATGGAAACGgagatgacgatgatggAGCTTCCAGTATTTTTGATATGGTGTCATCAGAATCAGaggaaggaaaaattgaGTTTTCAGAAGATATTAGTTCTGATTTCAATGAAATGTTAAAGAGATCAAGTGATTATATGATCGTTGAAGATCTTAAATTGAACAGCTTCAAACTTTGTATCAGTTATAAGGGCAAAGGAAAGATGAGATTGGCTAACGTTACTAActttgttttcaatttcccGACTTTAAGATTGTCCAACCAAACTTTGAGGGTCACAGATCTATTACTTGCCCTTAAAAAAGTGTTAATCAAGGTTTTAATAAAACATACTGGGAGATTTATTGGtaataaattgaaaagaaattctaAGGAGAATAAAATTGCTGACGACACTTCACCACTGAAGCAACTCACAACTTATAATTCCTACACGGAGCCTGAAGAACTTCGttaa
- the PDP3 gene encoding Pdp3p (Component of the NuA3b histone acetyltransferase complex; binds to Pol II and stimulates elongation; regulates interaction between NuA3b and H3K36me3 at transcribed regions of genes; contains PWWP domain; protein abundance increases in response to DNA replication stress; relocalizes to the cytosol in response to hypoxia; extensive sequence similarity (~25% identity; ~39% similarity) to the N-terminal region of human NDF), with product MTKDIRTGDLVLCKVGSFPPWPAVVFPQRLLRNDVYRKRKSNCVAVCFFNDPTYYWEQPSRLKELDQDSIHNFILEHSKNANQRELVNAYKEAKNFDDFNVFLQEKFEEENRLSDLKAFEKSEGSKIVAGEDPFVGRTKVVNKRKKNSISIKEDPEDNQKSNEEESKPNIKPSKKKRPTANSGGKSNSGNKKKVKLDYSRRVEISQLFRRRIQRNLIQRETPPTEHEIKETHELLNRIYENSDTKRPFFDLKALRESKLHKLLKAIVNDPDLGEFHPLCKEILLSWADLITELKKEKLQALPTP from the coding sequence ATGACAAAAGATATTAGAACAGGCGATTTAGTGTTATGCAAAGTTGGCTCGTTTCCACCTTGGCCAGCTGTAGTATTTCCACAGCGTTTGCTGCGAAACGATGTATatagaaagagaaaatccAATTGTGTTGCtgtttgttttttcaacGATCCAACTTATTATTGGGAACAACCCAGTAGATTAAAGGAGCTAGATCAAGACAGCATTCACAATTTCATATTAGAACATAGTAAAAATGCAAACCAAAGGGAATTGGTCAATGCTTATAAggaagcaaaaaattttgatgatttcaACGTatttttacaagaaaagtttgaagaagaaaacaggTTAAGTGATCTAAAAGCGTTTGAGAAAAGTGAAGGTTCTAAAATCGTTGCCGGAGAAGATCCCTTTGTAGGTCGAACAAAAGTAGtgaataaaagaaaaaaaaattcaatatccatcaaagaagatcCGGAAGATAACCAGAAAtcaaatgaagaagaaagcaAACCGAACATCAAACCgtccaaaaaaaagagacCCACAGCTAATTCGGGAGGAAAATCAAACAGTGgcaataaaaagaaagttaaaTTAGACTATTCCAGAAGAGTAGAAATTTCACAGTTATTTCGCCGCAGGattcaaagaaatctaATCCAGAGAGAAACACCTCCTACTGAGCATGAGATCAAGGAAACTCATGAACTATTAAATAGAATATATGAGAATTCTGACACCAAACGGCccttttttgatttgaagGCCCTACGCGAAAGCAAATTACACAAGCTACTGAAAGCAATTGTTAATGATCCTGACTTAGGCGAATTTCACCCACTttgtaaagaaattttactGTCCTGGGCAGACCTAATCACAGAActgaagaaagaaaagttgCAAGCGCTACCTACGCCTTGA
- a CDS encoding pyridoxal 5'-phosphate synthase (hypothetical protein; predicted to encode a pyridoxal 5'-phosphate synthase based on sequence similarity but purified protein does not possess this activity, nor does it bind flavin mononucleotide (FMN); null mutant displays increased resistance to antifungal agents gliotoxin, cycloheximide and H2O2; YLR456W has a paralog, YPR172W, that arose from the whole genome duplication) produces the protein MKLNEQIPKDLLRLIKSSKYVHVATCSSNCIPSVSLMHYIFVSSAETFHKHEYSIEIDCNDYIIFTVFEKSVTFRNVMSNPNVALLFHDWITAKNLTLRKKSVHSKDDFSFVESESTKFNNFLRDLNQSELNQVSATINGIADIVNPNSEESTYYRRLLLTVNPDADIFILGEDTAIIKVNIQKIKVSDMENNTSTYGQTVQPV, from the coding sequence ATGAAACTCAATGAACAAATACCAAAAGACCTGTTACGCCTGATTAAAAGTTCCAAGTATGTTCATGTGGCGACATGCTCGTCAAATTGTATACCATCTGTTTCGTTGATGCATTACATATTTGTTTCATCCGCGGAAACTTTCCATAAACATGAGTATAGTATAGAAATAGATTGTAATGACTATATTATATTCACAGTGTTCGAGAAATCAGTAACCTTTCGTAATGTCATGAGCAACCCAAACGTTGCATTGCTATTTCACGATTGGATCACAGCTAAAAATTTAACTcttcgaaaaaaaagcgtCCATAGTAAAgatgatttttcatttgttgAGTCAGAGTCTACAAAATTTAACAACTTTTTACGAGATTTGAACCAAAGTGAATTGAATCAAGTGAGCGCTACTATCAATGGTATTGCTGATATTGTGAACCCTAATAGTGAAGAATCTACTTATTATAGGCGGTTGTTATTAACAGTCAATCCAGACGCAGATATTTTTATACTAGGAGAAGATACAGCCATAATAAAGGtaaatatacaaaaaataaaagtcTCTGACATGGAAAATAATACTTCTACATACGGCCAAACAGTACAACCAGTTTAA